Proteins from one Deinococcus sp. AB2017081 genomic window:
- a CDS encoding cytochrome P450 has protein sequence MRESGGTTLPQVTLPVTDPAFVRDPYPTLAELRRTAPAVYDPHLNRVVLTRHADIGSVLRDRRFGRSALHRYSRDELGWPLPDPRQATFDAFNSNHLLDSEPPKHTRLRSLVQLAFTPRRVEALQERIEAMLAAQLGTLRGTGSFDLVSAYAEPLPVAVIAELLGVPEAERHHLRPWSAAIVKLYEPTATPQDQDAAERAVQEFSALLRELRAQRRRDPQDDLITALAHASDGGDRLSEQELVDTAILLLNAGHEASVNGLSAGTLALLRRPHLWRTLVQAAGQDGSLPVFRTAVEELLRFDTPLPMFERIVLEPLTLHGADLHPGDRVALLYASGNRDAAAFDRPDEVDLTRQPNPHLTFGLGIHYCLGAPLARLELALSLRALCRALPELRLCDPDELGQYTGGFVIRGLARLDVTGG, from the coding sequence GTGCGTGAGTCCGGCGGCACCACGCTGCCCCAGGTCACGCTGCCCGTCACCGATCCGGCCTTCGTGCGCGACCCGTATCCGACCCTGGCCGAGCTCCGCCGGACGGCCCCCGCCGTCTACGATCCGCACCTGAACCGTGTCGTCCTGACCCGCCACGCGGACATCGGGAGCGTGCTGAGAGATCGCCGCTTCGGCCGCAGCGCCCTGCACCGCTACTCCCGCGACGAGCTGGGCTGGCCGCTCCCGGATCCGCGCCAGGCGACGTTCGACGCCTTCAACAGTAACCACCTCCTCGACAGCGAGCCCCCCAAGCACACGCGGCTGCGCTCACTGGTGCAGCTGGCATTCACGCCACGCCGTGTGGAGGCGCTCCAGGAGCGCATCGAGGCCATGCTGGCCGCCCAGCTCGGCACCCTGCGCGGCACCGGTTCCTTCGATCTGGTCAGCGCGTATGCCGAACCGCTGCCCGTCGCGGTGATCGCCGAACTGCTCGGCGTTCCGGAAGCCGAGCGCCATCACCTGCGGCCATGGTCGGCGGCCATCGTGAAACTCTACGAGCCCACGGCCACCCCTCAGGATCAGGACGCCGCCGAACGGGCGGTTCAGGAGTTCAGTGCGCTGCTGCGCGAGTTGCGTGCCCAGCGCCGCCGCGATCCCCAGGACGACCTGATCACGGCGCTGGCACACGCCAGTGACGGCGGTGACCGCCTGAGCGAACAGGAACTCGTGGATACCGCCATCCTGCTGCTGAATGCCGGACACGAGGCCAGCGTGAACGGCCTGTCGGCCGGAACCCTGGCGCTGCTGCGCCGCCCCCACCTGTGGCGCACGCTGGTTCAGGCCGCCGGACAGGACGGCAGCCTGCCGGTGTTCCGCACGGCCGTCGAGGAACTCCTGCGCTTCGACACCCCCCTGCCGATGTTCGAGCGGATCGTCCTGGAACCGCTGACCCTGCACGGGGCCGACCTGCATCCGGGTGACCGGGTCGCGCTGCTATACGCCAGTGGCAACCGCGATGCTGCCGCCTTCGACCGTCCGGACGAGGTCGACCTGACCCGCCAGCCGAATCCCCACCTGACCTTCGGCCTGGGCATCCACTACTGCCTGGGCGCTCCGCTGGCCCGCCTGGAGCTCGCGCTGAGCCTGCGGGCGCTGTGCCGCGCCCTGCCCGAGCTGCGCCTGTGCGATCCGGACGAGCTCGGACAGTACACGGGCGGTTTCGTGATCCGAGGCCTGGCCCGGCTGGACGTGACTGGCGGATAG
- a CDS encoding helix-turn-helix domain-containing protein: MTLSEQFQTLPKLLKVAEVADFTGTHERTVRRWIRDGRLGAVEHESGLRVPRRALWRFLGLDLALSA; encoded by the coding sequence ATGACCTTGAGTGAACAGTTCCAGACCCTGCCCAAGCTCCTGAAAGTTGCCGAAGTGGCAGACTTCACTGGCACTCACGAACGCACGGTGCGCCGATGGATCCGTGACGGCCGGCTGGGCGCGGTCGAGCACGAGAGCGGTCTGAGGGTGCCGCGCCGTGCCCTGTGGCGCTTCCTGGGCCTGGATCTGGCCCTCAGCGCCTGA
- a CDS encoding DUF554 domain-containing protein translates to MTLLSQLSGTLVNVVVVVLGTLIGLGVGGRLPQRTQRTLLQTLSLAVLFIGLDMAGALNRVSGGAVPGVILALLGLAVGAVIGEALGLEDRLEGLGERLRTRFRGSGRFTEGFVAASLLFCVGPMTVIGGLQNGLTGDSSTYVLKSVLDGIAALALAGVYGLGVGFSALTVLVVQGGISLGAGALAAGVLGGADPEGLRTNLYVLLVTGVGGVTIIGISWNLMLAGLGFDDRRVRVGSLLPALLVSPLALWIAIRLTGS, encoded by the coding sequence ATGACCCTGCTCTCCCAGCTCTCCGGCACCCTGGTCAACGTCGTCGTCGTCGTGCTGGGCACCCTGATCGGCCTGGGCGTGGGCGGCCGCCTGCCCCAGCGCACCCAGCGCACCCTGCTCCAGACCCTGAGCCTGGCCGTGCTGTTCATCGGACTGGACATGGCGGGGGCCCTCAACCGCGTGAGCGGTGGGGCGGTGCCCGGCGTCATCCTGGCCCTGCTGGGCCTGGCCGTCGGGGCCGTGATCGGTGAAGCGCTGGGCCTCGAGGATCGCCTGGAGGGTCTGGGCGAGCGCCTGCGCACGCGCTTCCGGGGCAGTGGACGCTTCACCGAGGGCTTCGTGGCGGCGAGCCTGCTGTTCTGTGTCGGCCCCATGACCGTGATCGGCGGCCTGCAGAACGGGCTGACCGGCGACAGCTCCACCTATGTCCTCAAGAGCGTGCTGGACGGAATCGCGGCGCTGGCGCTGGCCGGCGTGTACGGCCTCGGTGTCGGGTTCAGCGCCCTGACCGTGCTGGTCGTGCAGGGCGGGATCAGTCTGGGGGCCGGTGCCCTTGCGGCCGGGGTGCTGGGAGGCGCCGATCCCGAGGGGCTCCGCACCAACCTGTACGTCCTGCTGGTCACGGGCGTCGGCGGCGTGACGATCATCGGGATCAGCTGGAACCTGATGCTGGCGGGGCTGGGCTTCGACGACCGGCGGGTGCGGGTGGGGAGCCTGCTGCCGGCCCTGCTGGTCAGTCCGCTGGCACTGTGGATCGCCATCCGGCTGACCGGCAGCTGA
- a CDS encoding arginine--tRNA ligase, with translation MDLKSQLKHAVEAAAAQLGMPVDAAIQETPASKPGDYGTPAAFQMAKSAGGNPAQIAGQLAQTVQLPAGFKRVEAAGPFLNFFLDGGAFVQGVVATPFAMPAQGGKVVIEHTSVNPNKELHVGHLRNVVLGDSMARIFRAAGHTVEVQNYIDDTGRQAAESLYAMEHYGRVWDGVQKYDHWLGEGYVKLNADPVKPELEAGIRDVMHKLEAGVLRPLVEQTVRAQLETCFRIGATYDLLVWESDVVGSGFLAQALDMLEGSEYTSHPTEGKFAGAFVMDVSPFMPGLEEPNVVLRRSDGTAMYVAKDIGYQFWKFGLFEGMQFRPFMDDPSGKTIWTSVPDGDPDTGRRFGHAGEVINVIDSRQKHPQMLVRSSLGVAGEREKEQRSIHLSYEFVNLNGQTISGRKGITLAVDHALEEAGRRGFAELSAKNPELAQRPDAPEIARRIGVGALRFAMLRNEPSRSFDFDLDKASSLSGDTAPYIQYAAVRAANILRKAQEAGYAVDGTEADWEAMPDIDVMLAKQVAKLPEVVEQAVRAHSPHGVAQYALDLATTFNAWYNAKDKRGKPATNVLLSEPGLREARLALVARLRQAFEETLDLIGIEIPAAM, from the coding sequence ATGGATCTCAAGTCGCAACTCAAGCACGCGGTCGAGGCCGCCGCCGCCCAGCTCGGCATGCCGGTGGACGCCGCCATCCAGGAGACCCCGGCCAGCAAGCCCGGCGACTACGGCACCCCCGCGGCCTTTCAGATGGCCAAGAGTGCCGGCGGGAATCCCGCGCAGATCGCGGGCCAGCTTGCCCAGACGGTGCAGCTGCCGGCCGGTTTCAAGCGGGTCGAGGCCGCCGGGCCGTTCCTGAACTTCTTCCTGGACGGCGGGGCCTTCGTGCAGGGTGTGGTCGCCACGCCCTTTGCGATGCCCGCTCAGGGCGGCAAGGTCGTCATCGAGCACACCAGCGTGAACCCGAACAAGGAACTGCACGTCGGGCACCTGCGCAACGTGGTGCTGGGGGATTCGATGGCCCGCATCTTCCGTGCGGCGGGGCACACGGTCGAGGTGCAGAACTACATCGACGACACCGGGCGGCAGGCCGCCGAGAGCCTGTATGCCATGGAGCACTACGGCCGCGTGTGGGACGGCGTGCAGAAGTACGACCACTGGCTGGGCGAGGGCTACGTGAAGCTGAATGCCGACCCCGTCAAGCCCGAGCTGGAGGCCGGCATCCGGGACGTGATGCACAAGCTGGAGGCCGGCGTGCTGCGGCCCCTGGTCGAGCAGACGGTGCGGGCCCAGCTGGAGACCTGCTTCCGCATCGGCGCGACCTACGACCTGCTGGTGTGGGAGTCCGACGTGGTCGGCAGCGGCTTCCTGGCCCAGGCGCTGGACATGCTGGAGGGCAGCGAATACACCTCGCACCCCACCGAGGGCAAGTTCGCGGGGGCCTTCGTCATGGACGTCTCGCCGTTCATGCCGGGGCTGGAGGAACCGAACGTCGTGCTGCGCCGCTCCGACGGCACGGCCATGTACGTCGCCAAGGACATCGGCTACCAGTTCTGGAAGTTCGGGCTGTTCGAGGGCATGCAGTTCCGGCCCTTCATGGACGACCCGAGTGGCAAGACCATCTGGACGAGCGTGCCGGATGGCGATCCCGACACCGGCCGCCGCTTCGGCCACGCGGGCGAGGTCATCAACGTGATCGACTCGCGCCAGAAGCACCCGCAGATGCTGGTGCGGAGCAGCCTGGGCGTGGCGGGCGAGCGGGAGAAGGAGCAGCGCAGCATCCACCTCAGTTACGAGTTCGTGAACCTGAACGGCCAGACCATCAGCGGCCGTAAGGGGATCACGCTGGCGGTGGATCACGCGCTGGAGGAGGCGGGCCGCCGGGGCTTCGCGGAGCTGAGCGCCAAGAACCCGGAACTCGCCCAGCGCCCGGACGCGCCCGAGATCGCCCGGCGCATCGGTGTGGGGGCGCTGCGCTTCGCGATGCTGCGCAACGAGCCGAGCCGCTCCTTCGACTTCGACCTCGACAAGGCGAGTTCGCTCAGTGGCGACACTGCGCCGTATATCCAGTACGCCGCCGTGCGTGCCGCCAACATCCTGCGCAAGGCCCAGGAGGCCGGGTACGCCGTGGACGGCACCGAGGCCGACTGGGAGGCGATGCCGGATATCGACGTGATGCTCGCCAAGCAGGTGGCGAAGCTGCCGGAGGTCGTCGAGCAGGCCGTCCGCGCCCACTCGCCGCACGGTGTCGCGCAGTACGCCCTGGATCTGGCGACCACCTTCAATGCCTGGTACAACGCCAAGGACAAGCGCGGCAAGCCCGCCACGAACGTCCTGCTCTCGGAACCCGGTCTGCGTGAGGCGCGGCTGGCCCTGGTCGCGCGCCTGCGTCAGGCCTTCGAGGAGACCCTCGACCTGATCGGCATCGAGATTCCTGCCGCCATGTGA
- a CDS encoding glycosyltransferase family 2 protein — translation MSDRPGPRIAVVIPAFNEAGTVADVVRVAQQFTPEIVVASDGSTDDTAAVARAAGATVVELHENGGKGRALGAALAATDAPYVVMLDADLTGLTPAHLERLVQPVLDGTLDMSIGVFEGGGFVTDWGNKLTPHLSGQRAARREWLLAVPHLTDERWPEPAITAHLKATGARWDYIELPSVAQVVKEKKRGFWKGAGARTRMYAQLLTYRARRK, via the coding sequence ATGTCCGACCGTCCCGGGCCGCGCATCGCGGTCGTCATCCCTGCCTTCAACGAGGCCGGGACGGTCGCGGACGTCGTGCGGGTCGCGCAGCAGTTCACACCGGAGATCGTCGTCGCCTCGGACGGCAGCACGGACGACACGGCGGCCGTGGCACGGGCCGCCGGCGCCACGGTGGTGGAACTGCACGAGAACGGGGGCAAGGGCCGGGCGCTGGGAGCGGCCCTCGCGGCGACCGACGCGCCGTATGTCGTGATGCTCGACGCCGACCTGACCGGGCTGACCCCCGCCCACCTGGAGCGCCTGGTACAGCCGGTGCTCGACGGCACCCTGGACATGAGCATCGGCGTGTTCGAGGGCGGCGGCTTCGTGACCGACTGGGGCAACAAGCTCACGCCGCACCTGAGCGGGCAGCGGGCCGCCCGGCGCGAGTGGCTGCTGGCCGTGCCCCACCTGACCGACGAGCGCTGGCCCGAACCGGCGATCACGGCCCACCTGAAGGCCACCGGCGCCCGCTGGGATTACATCGAGCTGCCCAGCGTGGCCCAGGTCGTGAAGGAGAAGAAGCGCGGCTTCTGGAAGGGAGCCGGGGCCCGCACCCGCATGTACGCCCAGCTCCTGACGTACCGCGCCAGACGCAAGTAG
- the proC gene encoding pyrroline-5-carboxylate reductase, translating into MKLVIVGVGKLGLALLEGVTARGVIPAAQIGLLDANAARVEDIAARTGARAVTRAHLGDAERILVALQPRVFPEVSEWLARENIGYISTMAGVSVATLVRRLGTQRVVRVMPNLAATIGRSQTAITGPREAQDAGDLAFARDLFGAVGDAYELPEHLFNAFTGMSASGPAYVAVVAEALADGGVRMGLPRPLANELAAKLLVSTGELLQRRAHPGLLKDEVASPGGTTIAGLEALEAAGVRGGLMKAVIAATRRGTELGHDQE; encoded by the coding sequence ATGAAGCTCGTGATCGTCGGCGTCGGGAAGCTTGGGCTGGCCCTGCTGGAGGGTGTGACGGCCCGTGGAGTCATCCCCGCAGCCCAGATCGGCCTGCTGGACGCCAACGCGGCACGGGTCGAGGACATCGCTGCCCGCACCGGGGCCCGCGCGGTCACGCGGGCCCACCTGGGGGACGCCGAACGCATCCTGGTGGCCCTGCAGCCGCGCGTGTTCCCGGAGGTGAGCGAGTGGCTCGCCCGCGAGAACATCGGGTACATCAGCACCATGGCGGGCGTGAGCGTGGCCACGCTCGTGCGCCGGCTGGGGACACAGCGCGTCGTGCGGGTCATGCCCAACCTCGCGGCCACCATCGGGCGCAGCCAGACGGCCATCACCGGCCCGCGCGAGGCCCAGGACGCCGGCGACCTGGCGTTTGCCCGCGACCTCTTCGGCGCGGTCGGGGACGCCTACGAACTGCCCGAGCACCTGTTCAACGCCTTCACCGGCATGAGCGCGAGCGGCCCCGCCTACGTGGCGGTCGTGGCCGAGGCGCTGGCCGACGGCGGCGTCCGCATGGGGCTGCCGCGTCCGCTGGCGAACGAACTCGCCGCGAAGCTCCTCGTGTCGACCGGGGAACTGCTCCAGCGACGGGCGCATCCGGGCCTGCTCAAGGACGAGGTCGCCAGTCCTGGCGGCACCACCATCGCCGGTCTGGAAGCGCTGGAAGCCGCCGGTGTGCGCGGCGGTCTCATGAAGGCGGTGATCGCGGCCACGCGGCGCGGCACCGAACTCGGTCACGATCAGGAGTAA
- a CDS encoding HD-GYP domain-containing protein — protein sequence MATPVRLRLGVDGDLELHPATPPVARQAAYTRLSGVTLQALLGARWGIPQHLLPPTRLHGDATVAAHAVLTADLRDPAGPDGHWLNLVWQADAPAGAPSVPVPRRVAIPPDVLAWADLSPEDALSAAGELLRECGVAHVEVTDGVSLYQLIVGDGPVPDGGHRLLLGSAAEPLGQITLSVAPEAAPDAVHGAAWMLGQVCRQAILSSEVRRKEHAALRGTDLQRAVLSVVGGDAPPEAALYAATRLLHAQAGTRVMAHAAGAVPEAYGGWLTDDLRRQVTARLAAGGDTRPTYAVTPAEHAPVLIVPLPAQGLRRGAWVFQLSRRPWFVRPHVLDALLEAARHPVHLHGAWSPPSPEPLVPEERAPRSVLGLLQNLVDLDAPSAVAAQGLHYLTPSGSGAWGAYLAVRTSPDDGPGGGTVILSSILRTGADHDHPPPSAVQAVVAAFWHTVGRAGGLSLSAPHPLLGAAQRRLSLAPVRAAGTGRVTGVLLVGNGPEDARTDAQLPTLLAVLAQQVGQAAERQLALRQLSRTREQTFRVLGRVLEYRSYETKGHTDRVTSMALQLGLRLNLSTDQLTVLRWGAYLHDIGKIGITDAILHKDGPLDDHERREMHEHVIIGEALLREQDLVPEGVLEIVRFHHERWDGRGYPDGTRGEAIPLLARVFSVVDVYDALISERTYKPSWTQEQSLSELARLSGHALDPVLTRVFCDMVRRGDLSEGTGAGGAPLTPPGVSAD from the coding sequence GTGGCGACGCCGGTGCGGTTGCGGCTGGGGGTGGATGGCGACCTGGAACTGCACCCGGCGACTCCACCGGTCGCCCGGCAGGCCGCGTATACACGGCTGAGCGGCGTGACCCTGCAGGCGCTGCTCGGCGCCCGCTGGGGCATCCCGCAGCACCTGCTTCCACCCACCCGACTGCACGGGGACGCCACCGTGGCCGCGCACGCCGTGCTGACGGCCGATCTCCGTGACCCGGCCGGGCCGGACGGACACTGGCTGAACCTGGTGTGGCAGGCCGACGCGCCGGCCGGCGCACCCAGCGTCCCGGTGCCCCGTCGGGTAGCGATCCCCCCGGACGTCCTCGCGTGGGCCGATCTGAGCCCTGAAGACGCCCTGAGTGCGGCGGGCGAACTCCTGCGCGAGTGCGGCGTCGCCCATGTCGAGGTGACCGACGGTGTCAGTCTGTACCAGCTGATCGTCGGCGACGGCCCGGTGCCCGACGGTGGTCATCGGCTGCTCCTGGGCTCTGCGGCGGAACCCCTGGGTCAGATCACCCTGAGCGTGGCCCCGGAGGCGGCGCCGGACGCGGTGCACGGCGCCGCGTGGATGCTGGGGCAGGTCTGCCGCCAGGCGATCCTGAGCAGCGAGGTGCGGCGCAAGGAACATGCTGCCCTGCGCGGCACCGACCTGCAGCGCGCCGTGCTGTCGGTGGTCGGGGGCGACGCGCCGCCGGAGGCCGCCCTGTATGCCGCGACCCGGCTCCTGCATGCGCAGGCGGGAACCCGGGTCATGGCCCATGCCGCCGGCGCGGTTCCGGAGGCCTACGGCGGCTGGCTGACCGACGATCTGCGCCGGCAGGTGACCGCGCGTCTGGCCGCCGGTGGGGATACGCGCCCCACCTACGCTGTCACGCCGGCCGAGCATGCCCCGGTGCTGATCGTCCCCCTGCCCGCCCAGGGCCTGCGGCGCGGGGCGTGGGTCTTCCAGCTCAGCCGCCGGCCGTGGTTCGTGCGCCCACATGTGCTCGACGCGCTGCTGGAGGCCGCCCGCCACCCGGTGCACCTGCACGGGGCGTGGAGCCCCCCGTCGCCGGAGCCCCTCGTGCCCGAGGAACGGGCGCCGCGCAGCGTGCTGGGTCTGCTCCAGAATCTGGTCGATCTGGACGCTCCGTCGGCCGTGGCCGCCCAGGGCCTGCACTACCTGACCCCGTCAGGCAGCGGCGCGTGGGGTGCGTATCTGGCGGTGCGCACCAGCCCGGACGATGGCCCCGGCGGCGGCACCGTGATCCTGAGCAGCATCCTGCGCACCGGGGCCGACCACGATCATCCCCCACCCAGCGCCGTGCAGGCCGTGGTGGCCGCGTTCTGGCACACCGTGGGCCGGGCGGGCGGCCTGAGCCTGAGTGCGCCGCACCCCCTGCTCGGCGCAGCCCAGCGGCGGCTGTCGCTCGCGCCGGTGCGCGCGGCCGGCACGGGCCGGGTCACGGGGGTCTTGCTGGTCGGCAACGGCCCCGAGGATGCCCGTACCGATGCGCAGCTGCCCACCCTGCTGGCGGTGCTGGCCCAGCAGGTGGGGCAGGCGGCGGAGCGGCAGCTGGCCCTGCGGCAGCTGTCCCGGACGCGGGAGCAGACCTTCCGGGTGCTGGGGCGGGTGCTCGAATACCGCAGCTACGAGACCAAGGGACATACGGACCGGGTGACGAGCATGGCGCTGCAGTTGGGCCTGCGCCTGAACCTCAGCACGGATCAGCTCACGGTGCTGCGCTGGGGCGCATACCTGCACGACATCGGCAAGATCGGGATCACGGACGCCATCCTGCACAAGGACGGCCCCCTGGACGATCACGAACGGCGCGAGATGCACGAGCACGTCATCATCGGGGAGGCGCTGCTGCGCGAACAGGATCTGGTGCCCGAGGGTGTACTCGAAATCGTGCGGTTCCACCACGAACGCTGGGACGGGCGCGGCTACCCCGATGGAACGCGCGGCGAGGCCATCCCCCTGCTGGCACGGGTGTTCTCGGTGGTGGACGTGTACGACGCCCTGATCAGTGAACGCACCTACAAGCCCTCGTGGACGCAGGAGCAGAGCCTGTCCGAACTGGCGCGGCTCTCCGGGCACGCCCTCGATCCTGTCCTGACCCGCGTGTTCTGCGACATGGTGCGCCGCGGCGACCTGAGTGAGGGCACGGGAGCCGGCGGCGCCCCGCTGACGCCCCCCGGGGTCTCGGCCGACTGA
- the lysX gene encoding lysine biosynthesis protein LysX has translation MAELAVLYDRIRPDEKMLFEALDGLGVPYDKVYVPQLKLTFDDHGAAQVPWSVALERCVSQTRGHAVTRALEGFGVQVINPAHVIELCGDKLATNAALHSAGLPTPRTGVAFDGDTALELIEEMGYPIVLKPTVGSWGRMVSRLNDRAAAEAVIEHKEVLGGPAHGVFYVQALVDKPQRDIRAFVVGGVCIGAIYRTSAHWITNTARGATASNCPVTPEIADLAVRAATAVQGQIVAIDLVEDPHASNAWGGLTIIEINHTMEFKNSVSTTGVNIPRTMGEYAISQLR, from the coding sequence ATGGCTGAACTTGCCGTCCTGTATGACCGCATCCGCCCCGACGAGAAGATGCTCTTCGAGGCCCTCGACGGGCTGGGCGTGCCCTACGACAAGGTGTACGTCCCGCAGCTGAAGCTGACCTTCGATGACCACGGAGCCGCGCAGGTGCCGTGGAGCGTCGCCCTCGAGCGCTGCGTGAGCCAGACGCGCGGGCACGCGGTCACCCGCGCCCTGGAGGGCTTCGGCGTCCAGGTCATCAATCCGGCGCACGTCATCGAGCTGTGCGGTGACAAGCTCGCCACGAACGCGGCGCTGCACTCGGCCGGACTGCCCACGCCCCGCACCGGGGTGGCCTTCGACGGCGACACGGCCCTGGAGCTGATCGAGGAGATGGGCTATCCCATCGTCCTGAAGCCCACCGTGGGATCGTGGGGCCGGATGGTCAGCCGCCTGAACGACCGCGCCGCCGCCGAGGCGGTCATCGAGCACAAGGAGGTGCTCGGTGGCCCCGCACATGGAGTCTTCTACGTGCAGGCGCTGGTCGACAAGCCGCAGCGTGACATCCGTGCGTTCGTGGTCGGGGGCGTGTGCATCGGCGCGATCTACCGCACCAGTGCACACTGGATCACCAACACGGCGCGCGGCGCGACGGCCAGCAACTGCCCGGTCACGCCCGAGATCGCTGACCTGGCGGTGCGGGCCGCGACGGCGGTACAGGGCCAGATCGTCGCCATCGACCTCGTGGAGGATCCGCACGCCAGCAATGCGTGGGGCGGTCTGACCATCATCGAGATCAACCACACCATGGAATTCAAGAACTCGGTCTCCACGACCGGTGTCAATATCCCCCGCACGATGGGGGAGTACGCGATCAGCCAGCTGCGCTGA
- the lysW gene encoding lysine biosynthesis protein LysW has translation MSVIQFENPETGATIELTNPELGELVIDDETGVEYEVVSIDPPRLEAAPNEAEDWGE, from the coding sequence ATGTCTGTCATTCAATTTGAAAACCCTGAAACCGGTGCGACCATCGAACTGACCAACCCCGAGCTGGGCGAACTCGTCATCGACGATGAAACCGGTGTGGAATACGAGGTCGTGTCCATCGACCCGCCCCGCCTGGAAGCCGCGCCCAACGAGGCGGAGGACTGGGGCGAGTAA
- a CDS encoding homoaconitate hydratase (catalyzes the formation of homoisocitrate from cis-homoaconitate) has translation MPRIWKFGDSVNTDDILPGKFAPFMAGEDVFQTFAFHYIRPEFAAQVQPGDVLIGGRNWGLGSSREYAPAALKKLRIGGIVAPSFARIHYRNLLNLGIPAFEYDLTGLLNDGDQVSLDVNSGVLTHPGGTVQLPPPPEFLREALAEGSILAFFKKHGRFPGEKPT, from the coding sequence ATGCCCAGAATCTGGAAATTTGGCGACAGTGTAAATACCGACGACATCCTGCCCGGCAAGTTCGCGCCGTTCATGGCGGGCGAGGATGTCTTTCAGACGTTCGCCTTCCATTACATCCGCCCGGAATTTGCCGCCCAGGTGCAGCCCGGCGACGTGCTGATCGGCGGGCGCAACTGGGGCCTGGGCTCCAGCCGCGAGTACGCCCCGGCTGCCCTGAAGAAGCTGCGAATCGGCGGGATCGTGGCCCCCAGCTTTGCCCGCATCCACTACCGCAACCTGCTGAACCTGGGCATCCCGGCCTTCGAATACGACCTGACCGGCCTGCTGAACGACGGCGATCAGGTGTCGCTGGACGTGAACTCCGGCGTGCTGACCCACCCAGGCGGCACGGTGCAGCTCCCGCCGCCGCCGGAATTCCTGCGTGAGGCGCTGGCCGAGGGCAGCATCCTGGCCTTCTTCAAGAAGCACGGCCGCTTTCCCGGCGAGAAACCCACCTAG
- a CDS encoding ArsR/SmtB family transcription factor, whose product MKQGIHVYKATLFKALSHPLRLAILDALRDGEKTVTQLQELTGGEQATISQHLKVLHTQHFVAFRKDGTQVYYRNEDPEVYLFLDLGRQVYERQLHRQRDRIDAIREL is encoded by the coding sequence GTGAAGCAGGGCATCCACGTCTACAAGGCCACGCTGTTCAAGGCCCTCAGCCACCCCCTGCGTCTGGCCATCCTCGACGCCCTGCGAGACGGGGAAAAAACGGTGACCCAGCTTCAGGAGCTCACGGGCGGTGAGCAGGCCACCATCAGCCAGCACCTCAAGGTGCTGCACACCCAGCACTTCGTCGCGTTCCGGAAGGACGGAACCCAGGTCTACTACCGCAACGAGGATCCGGAAGTGTACCTGTTCCTCGATCTGGGCCGTCAGGTCTACGAGCGGCAGCTCCACCGCCAGCGCGATCGTATCGACGCCATCCGGGAGCTGTGA
- a CDS encoding roadblock/LC7 domain-containing protein gives MTASKTDRLDTALSALRRAMPDVRGALVATSDGLPIAKSFSDNTDASRVAAMAATANGLGKRISDTLGTGTLSEMSVAGHSGQVFFYTAGARAVLAVVTPPDANLGLLHMEARETAQAVAAIL, from the coding sequence ATGACTGCAAGCAAGACTGATCGCCTCGACACTGCCCTCAGTGCCTTGCGCCGCGCCATGCCCGACGTGCGCGGTGCCCTCGTCGCCACGTCCGACGGGCTGCCGATCGCCAAGTCCTTCAGCGACAACACCGACGCCTCGCGCGTGGCGGCCATGGCGGCCACGGCCAACGGCCTCGGCAAGCGGATCAGCGACACGCTCGGCACCGGGACGCTCAGCGAGATGAGTGTGGCGGGTCACTCCGGACAGGTGTTCTTCTACACCGCCGGCGCCCGGGCCGTCCTCGCCGTCGTGACGCCACCGGACGCCAACCTCGGCCTGCTGCACATGGAAGCGCGCGAGACCGCGCAGGCCGTCGCCGCCATCCTGTAA
- a CDS encoding inorganic pyrophosphatase yields the protein MSDGEPFWNVLDALVAASEVVVERPAGSPHPRYPDSTYPLDYGCLRGTRSSDGADIDVFVGRPGARDVTGIVATVDAVKRDAEVKVLLGCTPAQADAVRAFLDWPGSFGGVVTLRKPAGRAGD from the coding sequence GTGAGCGACGGCGAACCCTTCTGGAACGTCCTCGACGCGCTGGTGGCCGCCTCGGAGGTCGTCGTGGAACGCCCGGCGGGCAGCCCGCACCCGCGCTATCCGGACAGCACGTACCCGCTCGACTACGGCTGCCTGCGCGGCACCCGCTCCAGCGACGGGGCCGACATCGACGTGTTCGTGGGTCGGCCCGGCGCGCGGGACGTGACGGGCATCGTGGCGACCGTGGACGCCGTGAAGCGCGATGCGGAGGTCAAGGTGCTGCTCGGCTGCACGCCCGCGCAGGCCGACGCGGTACGGGCCTTCCTGGACTGGCCGGGCTCGTTCGGCGGCGTGGTGACGCTGCGGAAACCCGCAGGGCGAGCCGGTGACTGA